Genomic window (Microcaecilia unicolor chromosome 8, aMicUni1.1, whole genome shotgun sequence):
tgacacggggacaaagtttgtcccctggcCCTTCCCCTGGCCCGTccgttctgtctctgtccccaccccgtccctgtgggttctgtctccgtccccgcaggttctatcCCAGCCCcgtcccgtccccatgggctctgtcctcatctgcaggagcctcgaacaattatgattttatatttaaatcattctattaaagtataaaaaggaacaatatactgtgcaactattgtgtataaattacaaatagaaaacaataataacagcgagcagctataataacacTCCTCACCACCATCCTCTCTACCTTTCCAACcctcaacaatagctgatttctactaccccaaggaatcctaatccaccctgttaaaatgtccagggctacaaaatacaacccgttctgtatgccctagaggggagaaatatgccctatgaagcactattatgatttttaaatctgtggatgaataagaagtcatcaacaatcttgggattcagtctagctctcttgtcttccatagtccttcctgcaatagaagatgtcttcttagaagatgtgctggtagcaggaatgtacaggttCCCGCATGCAAAtattgctagttgtggccagcatatttgcttgtttttccaaaaaaaaaatcaaaatattgttgtctgcatcactcaaacataaataacagtccagtttatttatttattttagttacatttgtaccccgcgctttcccactcatggcaggctcaatgcggcttacatatacaggtacttatttcattaacaggcttcaaagtttGACCTTGtcctcgtgggctctgtccccatcccgtccccgcaagctctgtctctgtccccatccctgcggttactgcgggtccccgtccccgtgtcattctctagctggTAGATAACTAATGGTGTTGCGGGATGCAAAGGTACAGAAAGGTGAAAGAGGATGAGAGAGTGGTCAGAAcaagagggggggttgagagaaaaGGTTGACAGGGATTCATGGGACTCTTGCAGAGTAAGCACTAGATCTAGTGAAAAGTCACATATCTAGTCGGGTACTTCTGGTACTCCACTTGATTACAAAGTATGAATAGATCCTCTTCTCAATGAAAAACAGGTGATATAGTGCAAACAGTATCATTCTCCCAGATCTCACTCTGTTCCCAACATGGTCCCATATTTCGCTATGTCCAGTGTCTTCAGGAGAACAGAATGCTTGGCTAACTTGGGAAAGGATTTTCGTGGCCACTCCAGTTTGCAGATAAATGACTTTTCACTTGATTTGGAACTTTGAAATACTGAGTATTGAGCTATTTTGGACTATTTGAAGTAatcatcaagatttttttttaggacaTTCGTTTAGTCCATGAGGTAGGCAGGGTGGACAATCTGGTGTGATGATGGCTTGATTTAGAGTGGAATATAACATCATTGAAATTGCTCTCAATATATGAGCAACAATCACAAttattatatataaaatattttatagtgAATAAATGTGAATTTAAGGATTATTATTAGGTTTCTTTGTAAAGAGGTGAGATCTTTAGAAACCAAATAGATTATTATGCTCTGACATATTTTTAgtgttacattttaactgccaaacctttGACCATCCTAATTTTtgaagatctcttctcatggtttctactccctctagggtatccactctattggctatcttcgtgtcatctgcaaaaagacggacttttccttctaacctttcagtaatgtctctcacaaatatattaaacagaatcggccccagtaccaacccctgaggctctccactactcaccttcttttcctcagagtgaattccatttactaccGCCATCCTCTGTCACTTGTCGGTCAACCAGGTTTTcagtccagttcaccactttgagaCCTAAGATTAgctctctcagcttattcacgattcttctgtgaggaaccatatcaaaggcttttctgaaatccaagtatccatttctttggtcacccagtcaaagaaatcaatcagattcgtttggcaggattttcctttggcaaAGCTATGTTGCATCATATTCTGCAActcattggattctagaaagttaactatcttttctttcatcaatgactccattatttttcctaccagcctgtagtttctcacttcttccctgtctccacttttgtgaagagagaccacatccacttgtctccaatcccgcggaacctctcctatctctaaagatttattaaataaatcttttaagaggtcccgccaggatttctctaagctccctcagtattccgGATGTATCCCATTCGGCCCcacagctttgtccactttcagattttcaagttatttataaacgctttcttccatgaacgggGCAGTATTTACGCCATTCCCAGATCTACCTTCAGCAGCCGACCGCAGttccttctccaagattttcttctgtgaacaccaaagagaagtatttgtttatcaCTTTCACTTTATCCTCGTCACattccacatagctattctcagcatctttcagtcttccaACTCCATTTCtaacttttctcctttccctaatATATCTGacaaaggtcttgtcacctctcttcacTTCACTCAAGTCCACACTTAGGAATCCAAGACCACAATATAGGGGTAAATTACCAAATAACAAGGCAATAGTACCCGTGTCACGGCTTTGCCGTGCCTCTTCTTTCCGCAGCACACCTGCTGACCCACAGCTGGGTGCCGGAGTCGGGTGTCGCGTCACACCCTGGGCCATTCCCCCACTCCTACTGTGTCTCATCTTGCCTGTCTCGCTCATGGGGTGCTGGGGTTGGGTGCTGCAGCTCATTCCGGGGTCTGCTGTGGGTCTGGTGGACTGCTCGCCTACTGGTACTGGTCTtccaaggcattttttttacaagtgcgctgaaaaatgattctgggcGCACCTAAAACACATgtctatactaccacaggccatttttcagtgcgcctttgtaaaagggcccctaaactgtTCGTGTCTCCCAGTAGGCACACGATTCCGTGTCTCTGATGGCTTCCTGATTATAGCTATGAACACACATTTCCTTTGCAACCAAGAAAATTCCAAGACTTTATTGACGACGTCATCTGCCCAGTCTCCTCCCTTCACACGGCATACTATGACTTCCACATGCACAGAGAGATATAgatcagagctgagagaggaGTATTCTTTCATGCATTTCACTTCTCGGTGTTAGATTCGTTGACTCTGCATGGGCTTGCAGGCAATATATaagaaatttaattttaaaaaattagcaACAGTTTGCTCACAATTGTTTTATTCCCCTGTACACTGGAAACAACTTGTTCATTTTTTGTatagtttttaaagttattcTTTCTGTTGCACAGGTGGCTTTGCTATTATAGGGATGGCAGTATTCACTCACTATATCCCAGCGTTCGTAAATGATGCACAGCTAGGCTTTACATTACAACAACTACTACAGCCTAAACAACTACTACAGCCTAAATGTTTAGAAGACTCCTGGTATGGACACGTTGATCTATCACCTGAGCCGATCCCACACTCCTATTCCTGGGCTTTCTATATGTCTTGGATCACTATTCCAGCACTGTGTACTGCAGGTGAGAAGCAATTCACAGGCTTTATTGccctttttttcctttatgcaattttttaataaaaaaggaTGCCATCCAGGTAGATAtatttctgtgtgtttttcttCATATCAGTGTGGTAACTCTCTGTTCACTCTCCCCCAGGTATGATTGAACTGCTTGCATACATAAGTGAGAAGAAACGAGGATCAAGTGCCAAGCTCTCTGCTGAACTTCTAGAGCACAGCACTTCCATGCCAAAAGGAGTGTCTCCTAGTGCTCCGCACCCTAGACTTGCTCAAAGTGAATTTTCAGGCTTGCTGTAGTAATGACTCTAAAAGTTCTAGCGCTGCATAACTCCAGTATATTACATTACTCCCACTTGCCAACAATCTGTTATAATACTTCCATGCCAACAAAACTGAGGATCAAAAATAGGACGGTTTTCCACAGTCTCATGtggaaacttggggggggggggggcgttaaaaGGCAAGGCTTATcaaattatgggccctgtttactaggccgcgctaacatttttagcacatgctaaaaattaggccCTATGTGACAAATAGGgcctaatctaatctaatttttcattgatcacaaagccatttttaaaaaatgatttgcaaattaaacatttttctttttttgaaaattaggggtccttttactaaggtgcactgaaaaatgggctgtgctagtgtaggggCGGGTTGTGGCTACAtgtagattcatttttcagcgcgcctgtaaaaaatgccttcttaaaatttttgccgaaaatggatctgcggcaaaatcaaaattggcgcgcgtccattttgggtttgagaccttaccgccagccattgacttagcggtaaggtcttacgcgttaaccaggcggtaatgacctgcgcacgTAGAAAGCCACTTGACGCGCGTCCGCTACatacgtcagaaaataaaaaaatattttggggatGCACATagcggacacgcatcaaaaatgaaattaccgcaagggccacgtggtagatgggcgataactccaaattggtgcacgttgggcgttagtaaaagatcccctcattCAGATATTTTCTTGAAGCTACTAGCTACCTTCTCCAATaccaaagatgtttttttttcttaaagtaaGATTTCAATACAATTAACTTACCTGTTTTGTGGTCAGTGTTTTTCCTGATGTGGCTTGTGCCACCTGATTGAGAATGAAATAGTTTCCTGAGTTACATTCAAAAGTTcttgtatcggggggggggggggggggggggggtactttttttttttttttaaaggtttccaTGAAAGTGTTTAGTAACTTGGCAGGGGAAACAACATATTTTTTACAATTGGAACAGTTTCtgtttgataaagttccttaaACAGTTTCTTTGGGATATTGTTGGGGGAGTGTAGTAGAAATGGTTCATAAGGTATACTTAATAATCCACATATGgtgatgtagaggggcattttcgatatgacatctaaatccgactttggacattttgctgaaaacatccaaaaatcaagtagggaaaatgacctttttcaaaccagaaaaatgtctaattttttttctttgaaaaatgaccatttcctagatccctgatggcgaacctatgacacgcgtgtcagtactgacacgcgtagccattttcggtgacacgcggccgcatgtggccgcatacagagaagcagcggagttccttgctgacacccggggcggatcgccgatgcgccccccccccccaggtgcagcgcgacctcccccccccccccccggcgaaatcacccccccccccggtgcatgtttacccgctgagggggtgccgtgtgcgctcctattggctccctccgagtcctccgcatgttccctccctgctgttccctctgccccggctcctgcacggccgttaggggatctttgacctcacttccggccggcggagcagagagcagcggaatgccgtgggggacgcatctctgagggccctgtgatcaccattaccagcaaccatcatccaatctactgttctggggtgtcgtggatttgtaattgaccatcattactgagataggtgagggggaggctgggagaggcgagggcatgtgctatgggtgccgtttcccgccattagaaatagcggcagccatcttaatttacataaggtggtcagttaggctagttaacccctaattgcctgcagggctaacaggctatctataattctatcttctgtcactgcccccctgatggagaacccaaaaaataaaaaaccaaggttaagtaaaggaagtggtagtagcagtagccgaccctttcaagagacatggaccgagatgtatggcattatagaaaaaaatggcagatcattttgcgttctatgtactgaaacggtagcaagcagaacgtggaatataaatagacattttgaaactaatcattcccagctcttgaaaaaaagtgaggatgaaaggaaggaatacatttccaggcagctacacttttataagagccaatctaagtccatccttaaatttgtaaaaggttctacaaatttaacatctgcaagtttgagcattgctcactccatagctcagcatggaaaagcactcagtgagggagaatttattaaagaaactctcctaagaagtgcaccagttctatttcacgatatgcagaataaagatgcaattattaagagaatatctgagttaccaggaaatttggagtgcctggatccgattaccagacacttttagcaccctgaaaaatatagcaatggctttactcacaatttttccctctacgtacttttgtgaaaccttattctcagcattaaataatatcaaaaccaacaaaagaaacagattgacagatgaagttagtagcgcttgcttgggcttgaagtgtacaaaataccaaccttcaattgaagatttagccaatgaaattcagcaacaaaaaagtcactaataggcagattagttaaagaattccccctccccctcacttatcttagttcacggcaccccacacaagttaaataatatcaagaccaacaaaagaaaccgactgacagatgaacaaagaagtcactaagtaggtaagttaaataatagTTTTGgtttattataagtacataagtacataagtagtgccatactgggaaagaccaaaggtccatctagcccagcatcctgtcaccgacagtggccaatccaggtcaagggcacctggcacgctccccaaacgtaaaaacattccagacaagttatacctaaaaatgcggaatttttccaagtccatttaatagcggtctatggacttgtcctttaggaatctatctaacccctttttaaactccgtcaagctaaccgcccgtaccacgttctccggcaacgaattccagagtctaattacacgttgggtgaagaaaaattttctccgattcgttttaaatttaccacactgtagcttcaactcatgccctctagtcctagtattttggatagcgtgaacagtcgcttcacatccacccgatccattccactcattatttatacacttctatcatatctcccctcagccgtctcttctccaagctgaaaagccctagccttctcagcctctcttcgtaggaaagtcgtcccatccccactatcattttcgtcgcccttcgctgtaccttttccaattctactatatcttttttgagatacggagaccagtactgaacacaatactccaggtgcggtcgcaccatggagcgatacaacggcattataacatccgcacacctggactccatacccttcctaataacacccaacattctattcgctttcctagccgcagtagcacactgagcagaaggtttcagcgtatcatcgacgacgacacccagatccctttcttgatccgtaactcctaatgcggaaccttgcaagacgtagctataattcgggttcctcttacccacatgcatcactttgcacttgtcaacattgaacttcatctgccacttgcacgcccattctcccagtctcgcaaggtcctcctgtaatcgttcacattcctcctgcgacttgacgaccctgaataattttgtgtcatcggcgaatttaattacctcactagttattcccatctctaggtcatttataaatacattaaaaagcaacggacccagcacagacccctgcgggaccccactaactaccctcctccactgagaatactggccacgcaatcctactctctgcttcctatctttcaaccagttcttaatccataataataccctacctccgattccatgactctgcaatttcttcaggagtctttcgtgcggcactttgtcaaacgccttctgaaaatccagatatacaatatcaaccggctccccattgtccacatgtttgcttaccccctcaaaaaaatgcattagattggtgaggcaagacttcccttcactaaatccatgctgactttgtctcatcagtccatgtttttgtatatgctctgcaattttattcttaataatagcctccaccatcttgcccggcaccgacgtcagactcaccggtctataatttcccggatctcctctggaacccttcttaaaaatcggagtaacattggctaccctccagtcttccggtactacactcgattttagggacagattgcatatttctaacagtagctccgcaagttcattttttagttctattaatactctgggatgaataccatcaggtcccagtgatttactactcttcagcttgctacaattatacatttttgttatttaaactataaatatcgcgaaattatggtttttttctcgaagtgacacaccacccgagttatgctcgtttttttggcgaattttgacacaccaagctcaaaaggttgcccatcactgtcctAGATGATGTTGTGTTTAGTACGTCTATCATTTTGGACcattttccaaacaaaaaaaaaaaacccgtccaagtgaaaaacgcacaaaatcaagccattgagtcgtaggaggagccagctgtcttagtagactggccacacaggcatcctagcactgcagtggggcaccctagggggcactgcagtggacttcacataaaaggtcctaggtatacgtctcaccgttacccccttatactgtatggtgagcccttcaaaacctacaaaaaaccttctgtacccaactatacaccactgcaatagccctaatggctgcaggtgtcatacatatgtgggtacagtaggttttgtggggctgacactttccaccacaagtgtaataattagagtggattatggccttgggtcaccttctctacagtgcactgcactgaccactaggcaatTCCAGGAaccttcttgctgctctaataggactggccataacatctggagctgtcatagaggttggtatgtactgtttcatttacatttttgtggggtgggagggggtcagtgaccactgaatgaGTAagagggtgtcattcctttattcctgcagtggtaaTTTAGGGGACTTTTTTGTGGTTTATCCGTtaataaaacagatctagaccaaaacatccaacttaaagccctggatgtttttgttttgttccattatggcagaaaaacgtccaagtgttagggacACCCAGATCCTGCCCATAACATGCTCCCTTGTAATTTGAATGCACTTTTGAcgtacttcatagaaaaatgtctcaaaattggtttcaaaaataccaatttggacgttcttgtgagaaaaatgtccaatatCAGATTTTTgctactttttggacgtttttctcatttgaaaatgagccccattatatATTAGTGATGTGATATTGGGACTcactttcaaaacagaaaaatgtctaaaaaccagcacaaagtggcagacggatgtccaaattgctattttttgaaacatattttaaagacatttttcaatGCAGTTAATCTGCAGGTcgctcaaatcacaagggggcatgttgggggtgggatttgggtgttacccaaacttgaacatttttctgccataatggaacaaaacaaaagtgtccagggctacaatttagatgttttggtttagACCTTTTTTTATCACGACTaattcagaaaaaggtgccctaaatactagatgaccactggagggattaaggcatgacacccccTCCCACT
Coding sequences:
- the LOC115476795 gene encoding uncharacterized protein LOC115476795, with the translated sequence MKFLRVVGVVLSSFVLLIQLLVITSNQWYYITTVFHLSLGLWRICGINLWSYPLCISSPVYPEFLDVIRAFLVLAVISSCLAVFLGVYSFFCKKVTAALLSSVVCSFLSGGFAIIGMAVFTHYIPAFVNDAQLGFTLQQLLQPKQLLQPKCLEDSWYGHVDLSPEPIPHSYSWAFYMSWITIPALCTAGMIELLAYISEKKRGSSAKLSAELLEHSTSMPKGVSPSAPHPRLAQSEFSGLL